The Nitrospirota bacterium genome window below encodes:
- a CDS encoding DUF488 domain-containing protein produces MELHLYTAQIGKYKGQDSFDITVKSGDHTFAPTWDIVQGWKSNQIDWETFSKHYRQLMLDSYKRNQTAWNDILNRGTLTFLCYCRAGEHCHRYLLAEFLCKLGEREGISVIYEGERPLPEKSEAEITDETPTSQIALF; encoded by the coding sequence ATGGAACTTCATCTCTATACAGCACAAATAGGCAAATATAAAGGACAGGACTCTTTTGACATTACAGTTAAAAGCGGTGACCATACATTCGCACCAACATGGGATATTGTTCAGGGATGGAAATCAAATCAGATAGATTGGGAGACATTTTCTAAACATTACAGACAATTAATGCTTGATAGTTATAAGCGTAATCAAACAGCATGGAACGACATCCTTAATAGAGGAACATTAACTTTTCTTTGTTACTGTAGGGCAGGTGAGCATTGCCATCGGTATCTCCTTGCTGAGTTTTTGTGCAAGTTAGGAGAGCGAGAAGGCATATCAGTAATTTATGAAGGCGAAAGACCACTGCCAGAAAAGAGCGAAGCAGAAATTACAGATGAAACCCCAACATCTCAGATAGCTTTATTCTAA
- a CDS encoding antitoxin family protein, whose translation MFRTIEAIYEDGVFKPKKKLSFPEHSRIKLTIVSDNEWIGEFKTLLKKVHSRTKKFPSKEIEKDITLASKESCLEG comes from the coding sequence ATGTTTAGAACAATAGAGGCAATTTATGAGGATGGGGTCTTCAAACCCAAGAAAAAACTTTCTTTCCCAGAGCACAGCAGGATAAAACTTACTATTGTTTCTGACAATGAGTGGATTGGTGAATTTAAGACTCTCCTTAAGAAGGTCCACAGCAGGACTAAAAAATTCCCATCTAAAGAGATCGAGAAAGATATAACTCTTGCCTCAAAAGAAAGCTGTTTAGAGGGCTAA
- the groL gene encoding chaperonin GroEL (60 kDa chaperone family; promotes refolding of misfolded polypeptides especially under stressful conditions; forms two stacked rings of heptamers to form a barrel-shaped 14mer; ends can be capped by GroES; misfolded proteins enter the barrel where they are refolded when GroES binds): MAKQLLFNEAARGAMLKGVTILTDAVKATLGPRGRNAILDKKYGAPTITKDGVTVAKEIELKDPWENMGAQLVREVASKTSDAAGDGTTTATILAYAIYKEGMKNVVAGANPMDLKRGIEKAVEAIVEELKKLSKPVAEKKEIAQVGTISANNDPSIGELIAEAMDKVGKDGVITVEEAKSMATTLDVVEGMQFDRGYISPYFITDPERMECVLEDVFILINEKKISSMKDLLPILEQIAKMGRPLLIIAEDIEGEALATLVVNKLRGTIHVCAVKAPGFGERRKAMLEDIAILTGGTMIAEDLGIKLESIKLSDLGKAKKITIDKENTTIVEGAGDHAKIQGRVKQIKAQVEETTSDYDREKLQERLAKIVGGVAVINVGAATETEMKEKKARVEDALHATRAAVEEGIVPGGGVAFLRCVPSLDKLKLENHDQKIGVGIIKRALDEPIKQIVANAGGEGAVVLEKVKASKEINYGFDAQAEQYVDMMKAGIIDPTKVTRYALQNAASVASLMLTTAVMVTDIPEEEKKMPPMPGGGGMEGMY; encoded by the coding sequence ATGGCAAAACAGCTTTTGTTCAATGAAGCAGCGAGGGGCGCAATGCTCAAGGGAGTCACCATACTTACGGATGCAGTAAAGGCTACCTTAGGCCCAAGAGGCAGAAACGCCATACTGGATAAAAAATACGGAGCACCGACAATCACAAAGGACGGGGTTACAGTTGCAAAGGAGATAGAGCTAAAGGACCCTTGGGAGAACATGGGTGCACAGCTCGTAAGAGAAGTGGCTTCAAAGACCTCTGATGCCGCAGGCGATGGCACAACCACTGCAACCATCCTTGCATATGCAATCTACAAGGAGGGTATGAAAAATGTGGTTGCAGGCGCAAACCCCATGGACCTTAAAAGGGGAATAGAGAAGGCAGTTGAGGCTATAGTAGAGGAGCTAAAAAAGTTAAGCAAGCCTGTTGCCGAAAAGAAAGAGATTGCACAGGTAGGCACTATCTCTGCAAACAACGACCCGTCAATCGGAGAGCTTATTGCAGAGGCAATGGATAAGGTCGGAAAAGACGGAGTAATAACTGTCGAGGAAGCCAAAAGCATGGCAACCACATTGGATGTCGTTGAGGGTATGCAGTTTGACAGGGGATATATCTCGCCTTACTTCATAACAGACCCTGAAAGGATGGAGTGTGTGCTCGAGGATGTATTTATCCTCATAAACGAAAAAAAGATTTCAAGCATGAAAGACCTTCTTCCTATACTTGAGCAGATTGCAAAGATGGGTAGGCCCCTTCTTATCATTGCAGAGGATATAGAGGGAGAGGCACTGGCAACATTAGTTGTAAACAAACTGAGGGGAACCATTCATGTGTGTGCGGTTAAGGCACCCGGGTTTGGCGAAAGAAGAAAGGCAATGCTTGAAGATATAGCCATCCTAACAGGCGGAACAATGATAGCAGAGGACCTGGGGATTAAGCTCGAAAGCATAAAGCTCTCGGACTTAGGAAAGGCAAAGAAGATTACCATCGATAAGGAAAACACAACCATTGTCGAGGGCGCAGGAGACCATGCAAAGATACAGGGCAGGGTTAAACAGATTAAGGCACAGGTGGAGGAGACCACATCCGATTATGATAGGGAGAAGCTTCAGGAGAGGCTTGCAAAGATAGTGGGTGGTGTTGCAGTAATAAATGTCGGTGCCGCAACAGAGACCGAGATGAAGGAGAAAAAGGCAAGGGTTGAGGATGCCCTTCATGCCACAAGGGCAGCTGTTGAAGAGGGCATAGTGCCAGGCGGAGGCGTTGCGTTTCTAAGGTGTGTGCCTTCACTGGATAAGCTTAAATTAGAAAACCACGACCAAAAGATAGGTGTGGGTATAATCAAGAGGGCACTTGATGAGCCTATTAAGCAGATAGTGGCTAACGCAGGCGGAGAGGGCGCGGTTGTGCTGGAGAAGGTAAAGGCATCGAAGGAGATTAATTATGGATTCGATGCACAGGCAGAGCAATATGTGGACATGATGAAGGCAGGCATCATAGACCCAACAAAGGTTACAAGGTATGCCCTTCAGAATGCTGCATCGGTTGCCTCTCTCATGCTTACAACAGCAGTTATGGTCACTGATATCCCTGAGGAAGAAAAGAAGATGCCTCCTATGCCAGGCGGAGGAGGAATGGAAGGAATGTATTAA
- the groES gene encoding co-chaperone GroES, whose protein sequence is MKFRPLKDRVFVSYAEEIEKTAGGLYVPDTAKEKPQKGKVEAVGSEVKELKVGNTVLFDKYSGSKVKIDDTEYLIIKEEDILGIMEG, encoded by the coding sequence ATGAAGTTTAGACCTTTAAAGGACAGGGTATTTGTGAGCTATGCAGAGGAGATAGAAAAGACTGCAGGTGGGCTTTATGTCCCAGACACTGCAAAGGAAAAGCCTCAGAAGGGAAAGGTTGAGGCAGTTGGCTCAGAGGTTAAGGAGCTAAAGGTTGGAAACACTGTGCTTTTTGACAAGTATTCAGGCTCAAAGGTCAAGATAGACGACACAGAGTATCTAATTATCAAAGAAGAAGACATCTTAGGAATAATGGAAGGATAG
- a CDS encoding zinc-ribbon domain-containing protein has product MVVACPKCKSRLKIADEKVSSQGSRFKCPKCATVLLVKKPIEKELRKLDTKKIMVAHADPSVIERAKASLSLRDYEILTSTDGVDMMIKALKELPHVTIVDVALPKIYGFEACKRLRDRDETKDMKLILISSIYDKKRYRREPSSLYGADDYIDEHLIEEELMKKVNALTRPKEEMPHMPVMEEKPSLAPPTVEAPQKVEAPYDEMVEKAKRLSRTIFSDIYLYSAPKVENSIRNNKFKEVFAPELKEGIKLYESRIPPEIRSKGNFFEKELENFINIRKKSLGIG; this is encoded by the coding sequence GTGGTAGTAGCATGCCCTAAGTGTAAAAGCAGGCTTAAGATTGCAGATGAAAAGGTCTCTTCCCAAGGCTCAAGATTCAAGTGCCCTAAGTGCGCCACTGTGCTTTTAGTCAAAAAGCCTATTGAAAAAGAACTAAGAAAATTAGATACAAAAAAAATAATGGTTGCACATGCAGACCCCTCTGTCATAGAAAGGGCTAAGGCTTCGCTTTCACTTAGAGACTATGAAATACTAACCTCGACAGATGGCGTGGATATGATGATTAAGGCACTGAAAGAGCTTCCCCATGTAACGATAGTGGATGTAGCACTGCCAAAGATATACGGCTTTGAGGCATGTAAGAGACTTAGAGACAGAGACGAGACTAAGGATATGAAGTTAATACTTATAAGCAGTATATACGATAAAAAAAGATATAGAAGAGAGCCTTCCTCGCTTTATGGTGCAGACGACTATATAGACGAGCACCTTATAGAAGAGGAGCTGATGAAAAAAGTAAATGCCCTGACAAGACCAAAAGAAGAGATGCCCCACATGCCAGTTATGGAAGAAAAGCCCTCTTTAGCTCCTCCAACAGTTGAGGCGCCACAAAAGGTTGAGGCGCCTTATGATGAGATGGTAGAGAAGGCAAAAAGGCTCTCAAGAACCATATTTTCAGATATCTACCTTTATAGCGCACCAAAGGTCGAAAACTCCATAAGGAATAATAAATTTAAAGAGGTGTTTGCACCTGAACTAAAAGAAGGCATTAAGCTCTACGAATCCAGAATTCCTCCTGAAATAAGAAGCAAGGGGAATTTCTTTGAAAAGGAACTCGAAAATTTTATTAATATAAGGAAGAAGTCATTAGGGATTGGGTAG
- a CDS encoding rhomboid family intramembrane serine protease, with the protein MIPYKDDNPTTIFPFVTVGIISLNILIFLWTFLSSKETAESIVYSYGAMPVSLLTFQGTQPIHPVATVFTSMFLHGGFFHVGGNMLYLWIFGNNIEDKLGHIRFTVFYLIGGAFAAYAHSITAPTSTIPMVGASGAVSAVLGAYMLLFPHARVHTLVFFGFFYQILKVPALIVIGFWAIIQLVSGLISGTGGGGIAWFAHIGGFVFGLITIKIFMPKRRLRSGSSMP; encoded by the coding sequence TTGATTCCATATAAAGACGACAATCCAACCACAATATTTCCTTTTGTTACAGTAGGGATTATAAGCCTGAATATCCTTATATTCCTCTGGACATTCCTTTCTTCAAAAGAGACAGCAGAAAGTATAGTTTACTCATACGGAGCAATGCCAGTTAGTCTTTTAACCTTTCAGGGAACTCAGCCCATACACCCAGTTGCAACTGTGTTTACCTCTATGTTTCTTCACGGAGGGTTTTTCCATGTAGGAGGCAATATGCTTTACCTCTGGATATTCGGCAATAACATAGAAGACAAGCTCGGACATATCAGATTTACAGTTTTTTATCTGATTGGAGGGGCATTTGCCGCATATGCACACTCAATAACAGCGCCTACCTCAACGATCCCAATGGTAGGTGCAAGCGGAGCCGTTTCAGCAGTGCTTGGAGCATATATGTTACTGTTCCCGCATGCACGGGTTCATACATTGGTGTTTTTTGGCTTTTTCTATCAGATATTGAAGGTGCCTGCCTTGATAGTTATTGGATTTTGGGCTATTATACAACTTGTCAGTGGTCTGATAAGCGGAACAGGTGGAGGTGGCATTGCATGGTTTGCTCATATAGGTGGTTTTGTATTCGGACTGATTACCATAAAAATATTTATGCCTAAAAGGAGGCTTAGAAGTGGTAGTAGCATGCCCTAA
- a CDS encoding helix-turn-helix transcriptional regulator yields MDSGRRIKELRKKAGLTQSQLAEMLGFKTPFYLSQLETGKREAGLSVLGKICNALGISISEFFKGQMPKTISLRQSRIANLLEGVQEEKQKLIKKYIETVKDMDTNAIKETLLYAQKEKLWRKITRRK; encoded by the coding sequence ATGGATTCTGGCAGGCGAATAAAAGAGCTAAGGAAAAAGGCAGGTTTGACGCAATCGCAACTTGCTGAAATGCTCGGATTCAAGACACCCTTTTATTTAAGTCAATTAGAGACAGGTAAGCGAGAGGCTGGATTATCGGTCTTAGGCAAGATATGTAATGCACTCGGCATAAGTATCTCTGAGTTTTTTAAAGGGCAGATGCCGAAAACAATAAGTTTAAGACAAAGCCGTATAGCTAACTTGCTTGAAGGGGTGCAGGAGGAAAAACAAAAGCTGATTAAGAAATATATAGAGACCGTCAAAGACATGGACACCAATGCAATAAAGGAAACCCTCTTATACGCTCAGAAGGAAAAGTTATGGAGGAAAATTACCAGAAGAAAATAA